The DNA segment ctgtgatgtcatcatcaaagtgtcagtagatgaacacatgattaataactgcagctgttttgtgtcttgttctctcatcagattcctgtgaactcacaatcgacacaaacacagtaaacaaacacctcaaactgtctgacaacaacaggaaggtgacatgtgtgatAGAGGgtcagtcacatcctgatcatccagacagatttgactcctggcatcagctgctgtgtagaactggtctgactggtcgctgttactgggaggtcgagtggagaggagacgttgatgtatcagtgagttacagaggaatcaagaggaaaggaaacagtttagactgtgtgtttggatacaatgatcagtcctggagtctgagctgctctgataaaggttactctgtctgtcacaataagacagaaacacacatcacctcctcctcctcctcctcctcctcctcctcctccacctctggtagagtagcagtgtatgtggactgtcctgctggctctctgtccttctacagagtctcctctgacacactgatccacctccacaccttcagcaccacattcactgaacctctttatcctgggtttgggttcTTGTTCTGGTcgtctggttcctcagtgtctctgtgttctctgtaggagggagagtctcctcctggtggagaaccttcctctctgtcacacagctgatggtggttcatgtgggtgtagatgcaggtggagcaggtgaggggtacctgagctggtctggactctggggggtccacagctctctgggactcagatggacgtgtgaaggagctcagcttaatgctgctgtgctccttgaaTCAATAGATCATCGTTTAGATatcggctcctaattaggctttaatcttcatctttatatcTTCAAGAAGACGTTTTATAAAATGCTCGTCTGCCCCCATGTGagataaatgtgtccttatgtgtgtgtttcatttccacTCACGCTAATAACAACAAGGGGAAACACTTTAAATGTCGAATTCTTTTTTAAGACAATTTTAACTTAATCTTTCAGAATCTGTTCAGTGAACTAAgaaataatttcacataatcaggtttgttttaaacaaaaagctttttttaataattcaaactTCTGAAGAAAAAGTTTAATATCCTGACAGATAATAtcagtacttgtgtttttattcactataatagTACAACATTTAGTCCACGTATTACTTTGGCTTAACagcaatataattgtatgtttctaatgttaataaatgacttttattggaaacaactgtacatttttaaacacgtcataatataaacatgctgtattgtttattttgacgTGAAATACTATGATCCTTCTTAAACATGCTGTactatttacatattatttatatgtatttacttgttttgtcactagcagagaaaacatctgtgttaCAGCTGGTTGACAAAGtttgtaataaacaaacaaataagtaataaataacttGGTTTATTAACCGTATGAACGTTAACGCAGAGTCGtctccaaacaacacaaactactgagctcggtgcttcaggtgcaacttgaaggttTCATCCTGCAGTAAATATCCTACTGAAGTCGCCTTGTGGTGTTTTGGGCcgcgtcaccgtggcaacaacaacacacaaacaacaagcacGTATTttataacagggtggagtttattaCTAAGAAActtgagtattgaaagtgttaaatgtgatGGAGTCTCTCAACgcaccgccaaaataaaacacagacagcagcaacggTCCCAAAAAATCAgatcaaacagaaagaggaacgattttaactttaaatctcTTAATAACGTCGTTATTGtacctgaaagaaatgatcaCAATAAAGTACGTCCTCATTCTGCTGTAAACGGTCAGAtattaacaaacatttctctccatcagcagtcgggattatctttttattattatattatatacattcagtctcctgaaaccaaatgaactcattgcaacaaagaaaggaaaagggtaataaaataaaatccactcTATACTCCAGGACGAGTCTCTGGGGGACAAAGAGCGTAACCATGACGACGGCGCTGAAGctcattttaaaacttgtcCTGCTGCGctgaaagaaacagaatacAGAGTACATCTggtgtacaagtacaagtactgcaCTCCAGTGGAAAGTCAAGGTACTTGACTGCAGcgctttatattttatatttgacgttaatttacaaatgaacctctcagaggtaaatatttgacttttattataTTCGTGTGACGCTTTAGTTTCTTCTCAGATTAGTTTTTCATCTTCCTGCCCAGAAAAAAcatcacttcatccttcagtttatcacaaatagaatgatgaagatgaagctaaataaaaggACATGAAGGAGTTAACGTGCAACATGAATGcaggatgaatatgaatgaaacacgtcactgatgtattaatacttttaaataCTAGCAGTACGGTTTAGTGAGCCGTCATTtgacttttactgaagtaaacgATTTGACGGTTATCGGCAAATTAAAACGACTGGtcgcttcttctttcagcctcCTTTAAACTTTAGAGTTGATCTTATTTTACCGTGTTgttgcagtaaaataataaattatacattgttaataaatgtacaaACAAAAGGGTTCATTCAGAggcgtgttcacacacacacacacacacacacacacacacacacacacacacacacacacacacacacacacacacacacacacagtttagtataaaacctggagaaacatgttgaattaaaacaaaatacatttatactCATTCATCTACACATAAAGTGTATAAAACAGCATAAAATAATTGtgattaaaatcaaataaaaggaatttcaagaagaaataaaatctcTGGCTCCAGTTTGGTCCAATAACGACGTTTCAGCCACAATGATTCATTGGTTAAAGAatctcctgcagcaggtgagcgcCGCATTACCCATGAGCCTCCTCTTCTGTGGAGCTCACCTGGGCGCTGCTGCCACCTGTGGAACCCGACCaaccagagggagagggggggtgagtgagggggggggggggcatcacggGGCGAGCACCAGCACgcacacgagggggggggggggcaacagggcGGCGCCAGAGAGACGAAAAAGAAGACACGGAGGTGCGaaagcagagaggggagagaaagaggaagattattatcgttcagccatcaggagacgagcagcgaggaaacaacacaaagacgctCGAGTGCGATTCATCCACAAAGAGTCTGTGTCCACGAACCGCTTTTTACAGGAAGGTTTTACATCTGGTTGCTATGATACGGAGAGACAAcgccttcctctttgctctctaTTAGACCATgacgcaggtgatgctttagggcggggcttactgtgattgacagctctctaacagaccatgaagcaggagatgctttagggcggggcttactgtgattgacagctctctattAGACCATGActcaggtgatgctttagggcggggcttaaagtgattgacagctctctaacagaccatcaagcaggggatgctttagggcggggcttactgtaattgacagctctctgacagaccatgaagcaggagatgctttagggcggggcttaaagtgatgGACCCTttctctaatagaccatgaagcaggtgatgctttagggcggggcttactgtgattgacaggtctctagcagataatgaagcaggtgatggtttggggcggggcttaaagtgaatgacaggtctctaacagaccatgatgcagatgatgctttagggcggggcttactgtgattgacagctctctaacaggCCATgacgcaggtgatgctttagggcggggcttactgtgattgacagctctctaacagaccatgaagcaggggatgctttagggctgGGCTTACTGttattgacagctctctaatagaccatgaagcaggtgatgctttagggcggggcttactgtgattgacagctctctaacatgCACGCTTCATATTTTAAGTCCACTAAGCTTTCCTTTATAAAGAGAGGAAATCGTTGAATAAAAGACCTGCGTCCTGATTCACAGCGGTTTGGTGGACACGTTGTCGCTGGTGTTGGTTCCAGGAGGACGGTGGAGAAACGTACCTGGCTGTGAGTTTCTGTCGTTGAGCAGCTTGGTCTGACTGTTGGGCAGGATCttaatctctggaggatctggactGTGACCGACCCGCGACGCCATGAGAGCGTTCAGGTACTGGAGACGAGTCACCTGCCAGCGTCGTGCAGCGATTAGTGGGTTAGTGCACGTTCATTAATGTCACTCTAATATAAAACCACTTCAACATTTTAACAACTCGCCTcttttcaaccaatcagaatcgGCTACAAATGAGGAGCaacaaagtgtttctgttttcctgGTAAATGAGACGTTTCCTGAAGGGACCCTGGTGCTCAGAGGCAACACCGCTTCAGTCCACATGGGGCGCCAGAGCACAACGCGCTTCCTTTACTCGACTTTTTAGCGATTTTATaaattcgttgttgcagccctagtattTAGATTGTTGTACTTTAGTGAAAAGTACCACGAAAAAGTACTATGAACACTGTGAATGAGTTGAGAACTCAAaggctgagaacacacacacacgcacacacacacacacacacacacacgcacccgtaTGAGCTGCAGGTCGCTGAGGGCTCGGACGGTGTAGTCGGGACAATAGCTGGACGGACTTGTGGCGTCGGCGGACTCGAAGGGATCCCTGGGAGAGAGACACTGGGTCGACACAGGAGACTGgtgcactgcagacacacacacacacacacacacacacacacacacacacacacacacacacacacacacacacacacacacacacgagtcagCACAACATCTGctgtcctgcttcttcttctcctcctttttgaacCTCGGTTATGGAAACACGGAGTGAATAAAGCTGCGTCATCACGATCAAACGGACAAACCGAGTGATTCTTGTCTCGCGACGAATCgttattcattcataaaataCAACAACGCGTCATCAACGTTGAAGCCGTCGCGATGACGTCACCATGAAGGAGATCAATAGTCCTCCTGCTCACCTGAAGAGGGCAGCGTCAGCGCGGACACGCCGTAGTACGTGAACGCTCCGTTCTCGAACTTCAGCCCCTCCTTCCCGATCTCCACCTCCACGCGACCCTGAGCAccgcaaacaggaagcagccagAGGTCACGTGACGGCGCTCCACGTCTTCTTCCTGCCGCTCTGTGGGACGGACGAGCAACGGGCCTCAGAGGCTCTCAGAGGctcactgacctgcagcagcaggatgaagtAGTCCACCGGGTGGTTGCGCGTGTACAGGTAGTGAGCCGCGCTCAGCCGGTTGTTCGGGTCGAAGGGAACCTCCTGGTTGACGCTGGGGTGACGCAGCAGGTGGAACAGGACCTTCTCGGACATGCGCCCGGGGCTGAAGTGAGCcacctctgtgggggggggcaggagacacGGGCAGCGACGTGAGGTACAATGTCGGGACAAACGGCTTCTTCACTCTTAGAATAAGCAACATGGAACGTAATCATTACGCGTGTGGAGTGAAACTGTGACCGAGTCCATCAGCGCGTGACGCTTCAGTCCAATAAGTTATTAATCAACTGCTACATGCaagttctgcttcttcttctaaaagaatagtcacagaaataacaaaaaagctgCATGCAGCATTTGTTCACCCGTGAGATAAAAGGGAAtcttcctcgtcatcctcgGCATGTTTGGTGGCACTTGGCGTTCCGAGGGAGGGAACCGCCGGGCGAAGCGAGTCCAGTCCAGATCCACCTCAAGACGTTACTCCTgtgatgaaaagaaatgtaaaaaggttCAGTAGAAGATCTTTTTATCAACGGTATCCctgctttgtttaccttttcttttt comes from the Gasterosteus aculeatus chromosome 14, fGasAcu3.hap1.1, whole genome shotgun sequence genome and includes:
- the LOC120813553 gene encoding metal transporter CNNM3-like isoform X2 translates to MSEKVLFHLLRHPSVNQEVPFDPNNRLSAAHYLYTRNHPVDYFILLLQGRVEVEIGKEGLKFENGAFTYYGVSALTLPSSVHQSPVSTQCLSPRDPFESADATSPSSYCPDYTVRALSDLQLIRVTRLQYLNALMASRVGHSPDPPEIKILPNSQTKLLNDRNSQPGGSSAQVSSTEEEAHG
- the LOC120813553 gene encoding metal transporter CNNM3-like isoform X1 — encoded protein: MSEKVLFHLLRHPSVNQEVPFDPNNRLSAAHYLYTRNHPVDYFILLLQGRVEVEIGKEGLKFENGAFTYYGVSALTLPSSVHQSPVSTQCLSPRDPFESADATSPSSYCPDYTVRALSDLQLIRVTRLQYLNALMASRVGHSPDPPEIKILPNSQTKLLNDRNSQPGTFLHRPPGTNTSDNVSTKPL